The Cottoperca gobio chromosome 22, fCotGob3.1, whole genome shotgun sequence genome contains a region encoding:
- the inf2 gene encoding inverted formin-2, translating into MSGKSDGKMKWAAVRGRLGSSQDSDTQQEANLESADPELCIRLLQVPTVVNYSGLRRRLEGSDQTWMVQFLELSGLDLLLEALDRLSGRGCSRIADALLQLTCVSCVRAVMNSSAGIHFIIDNDGYIRKLSQALDTSNTMVKKQVFELLAALSVFSADGHRLALDALDHYKGVKTQQYRFSVVMNELQATDNVPYMVTLLSVINALIFGTDDLRQRDKMRKQFIGLQLLDILPKLR; encoded by the exons ATGTCGGGGAAGTCAGATGGGAAAATGAAGTGGGCGGCAGTCAGGGGTCGCCTGGGCTCCTCGCAGGACTCAGATACCCAGCAGGAGGCCAACTTGGAGAGTGCTGACCCAGAGCTGTGCATCAGACTGCTGCAAGTTCCTACTGTGGTCAACTACTCGGGGCTGAGGCGTCGCCTGGAGGGCAGCGACCAGACATGGATGGTCCAGTTCTTGGAGCTGAGCGGGTTGGATCTCCTCTTGGAGGCCCTGGACCGGCTCTCGGGGCGGGGATGCTCTCGCATCGCCGATGCCCTTCTGCAGCTCACCTGTGTCAGCTGTGTCCGGGCAGTCATGAACTCCTCTGCAGGGATCCACTTCATTATAGACAACGACGGATACATTCGGAAGCTCTCCCAAG CTTTGGACACTTCCAACACCATGGTGAAGAAGCAGGTGTTTGAGCTACTTGCTGCCCTCAGCGTGTTCTCTGCAGACGGTCATCGCCTAGCACTGGACGCCCTGGACCACTACAAG GGCGTGAAGACGCAGCAGTATCGCTTCAGTGTAGTCATGAACGAGTTGCAGGCCACCGATAACGTCCCTTACATGGTTACACTCCTCAGTGTCATCAACGCCCTCATCTTCGGGACAGATGACCTCAGGCAGAGAGATAAGATGAGAAAGCAGTTTATCG GACTGCAGTTACTTGATATTCTGCCGAAGTTAAGGTGA